One genomic window of Mucilaginibacter sp. SJ includes the following:
- a CDS encoding glycoside hydrolase family 43 protein, whose protein sequence is MKTKKIAFLKLAFTCLLWRLAIMPLNAQTAQNPIIYADVPDVSIIRVGDTYYASSTTMHLNPGLPIMKSKDLVNWHIVSYAYNTLDGGDALNLANGANAYGRGSWASSLRYHNGTFYVSTFSGTTNKTYIYSTKNIEKGPWKEMSFKPALHDHSLFFDDDGKVYMIYGSGKIMLAELNDDLSGVNPDKKPQILIENASAAAGPNIGLPAEGSQLFKIKGKYYLFNISWPKGGMRTVLIHRADKLTGPYEGQVGLQDKGVAQGGLINTPKGDWYAYLFRDFGAVGRVPYLVPVTWTDGWPVLGVDHKAPDTLNLPANKSLIPGVVSPDEFSRKNGEPILPLVWQWNHNPDDQLWSLKKRPGYLRLTTGRLDSTVLSARNTLTQRTIGPQCSGITLIDVSNMKDGDFAGLVLLQRKYGFVGVKSDHGSKQVVMINAQSGSAIEAASIPLKQTTIYLKASCDFNNRADKAYFFYSLDGRKWEPIGTPLQMVYTLPHFMGYRFGLFNYATRQSGGYVDFDFFHISNAQ, encoded by the coding sequence ATGAAAACAAAAAAAATCGCATTTCTTAAACTGGCATTTACCTGCCTGTTATGGCGACTGGCAATTATGCCATTAAACGCGCAGACAGCACAAAATCCTATCATATATGCAGACGTTCCGGATGTATCGATAATCAGGGTTGGCGATACTTATTATGCAAGCAGCACCACAATGCATCTTAATCCCGGGCTGCCAATCATGAAATCAAAAGATTTGGTGAACTGGCATATCGTGAGTTACGCGTATAATACGCTTGATGGTGGGGATGCCCTTAACCTGGCAAACGGAGCAAACGCATATGGCAGGGGCTCATGGGCAAGCAGCTTGCGTTATCATAACGGTACTTTTTACGTTTCCACATTTTCGGGCACTACCAACAAAACCTATATCTACAGCACAAAAAATATTGAAAAAGGCCCATGGAAAGAAATGTCCTTTAAACCGGCATTACATGACCACTCACTTTTTTTTGACGATGACGGCAAAGTTTATATGATTTACGGGAGCGGCAAGATCATGCTGGCCGAACTGAATGATGACCTGTCTGGCGTCAATCCTGATAAAAAACCGCAAATCCTGATCGAGAATGCAAGCGCTGCTGCCGGTCCAAATATTGGTTTGCCTGCCGAAGGCTCACAGCTATTCAAAATTAAGGGGAAATATTACCTTTTCAATATCAGCTGGCCTAAAGGGGGTATGCGTACCGTTTTAATCCACCGGGCCGACAAGTTGACCGGTCCTTATGAAGGCCAGGTAGGGCTCCAGGATAAAGGCGTGGCCCAGGGCGGGCTTATCAATACCCCGAAAGGCGATTGGTATGCCTATTTATTTCGTGATTTTGGCGCCGTTGGCCGGGTGCCGTACCTGGTACCGGTTACCTGGACAGATGGATGGCCTGTATTGGGTGTTGATCACAAAGCACCAGATACGCTCAATTTACCTGCAAATAAAAGCCTGATCCCGGGTGTTGTATCCCCGGATGAATTTAGCCGTAAAAACGGGGAACCCATACTGCCTTTGGTATGGCAATGGAACCACAATCCTGATGATCAGTTATGGTCGTTAAAAAAGCGGCCCGGCTACCTGAGATTGACCACCGGGCGACTGGACAGCACAGTACTATCGGCACGTAACACCTTAACGCAGCGCACTATTGGCCCCCAATGTTCAGGAATAACTTTAATTGATGTTTCCAACATGAAGGATGGAGACTTTGCAGGTTTGGTTTTACTGCAACGAAAGTATGGCTTCGTTGGTGTAAAATCAGATCATGGCTCCAAACAAGTAGTTATGATCAACGCGCAATCCGGGTCAGCGATTGAAGCGGCCAGCATACCTTTAAAGCAAACAACCATTTACCTTAAAGCAAGCTGCGATTTTAATAACCGGGCAGATAAAGCCTACTTTTTTTATAGCCTCGACGGGCGCAAATGGGAACCTATTGGCACACCGCTGCAAATGGTTTATACGCTCCCCCATTTTATGGGATATCGCTTTGGCCTGTTTAACTATGCAACCAGGCAATCGGGCGGTTATGTTGATTTTGATTTTTTCCACATCAGCAATGCACAATAA
- a CDS encoding endo-1,4-beta-xylanase, which produces MKFKTITTLKFPLLLTGFAALVSFTNRQALHHNTDYGRATVSSHKADKGLKDYYRKYFPIGVAVNAAALSGPEAELIAKEFNSVTPENDMKMGPIHPRENKYNWKNADAIVAFAQEHHMKIRGHNLLWHAQAPAWMFKDSTGKQVSKDVLLKRLKDHITTVVNHFKGKIYAWDVVNEAIDDKPDNYLRNSLWYQICGEDFIAKAFEYAHEADPEAQLFYNDYNSEVPSKRDKICKLLRNLKDAGVPVTGVGLQGHWKLTDPSLQQITEAMDRYAALGLKLQVTELDVTVRTSPPRKAGDQTLTDSVYTETMAAQQTERYKAIFEIFRKYKKVITGVTFWNVSDRHSWLDFRGGGIAGGAAASQGTSRTAIKAYPLLFDEKLQRKKAYWAVVNF; this is translated from the coding sequence ATGAAATTTAAAACGATTACAACATTAAAATTCCCGCTGTTACTAACTGGATTTGCCGCTCTGGTATCCTTTACGAACCGACAGGCCCTACACCATAACACAGATTATGGCCGGGCTACTGTCTCATCACATAAGGCTGATAAGGGATTGAAAGATTATTACCGAAAGTATTTTCCTATTGGTGTTGCAGTAAACGCGGCTGCACTTAGCGGACCTGAAGCAGAACTGATTGCAAAGGAGTTTAACAGTGTTACGCCGGAAAACGATATGAAAATGGGTCCCATTCATCCGCGCGAAAATAAATATAACTGGAAAAACGCCGACGCCATTGTAGCATTCGCGCAAGAGCACCACATGAAAATCAGGGGCCATAATTTGCTTTGGCATGCCCAGGCACCTGCGTGGATGTTTAAAGACAGCACGGGCAAACAGGTAAGTAAGGATGTGTTACTGAAGCGGCTTAAAGATCATATTACCACGGTAGTCAATCATTTTAAGGGTAAAATATACGCGTGGGACGTAGTTAACGAAGCCATTGATGATAAGCCCGATAACTACCTGCGTAACTCATTATGGTACCAGATCTGCGGCGAGGATTTTATTGCCAAAGCCTTTGAATACGCCCATGAAGCCGATCCAGAGGCCCAACTTTTTTACAACGATTACAATAGTGAAGTACCATCCAAAAGGGATAAGATTTGTAAATTGCTCAGGAACCTTAAAGATGCCGGTGTACCGGTAACCGGAGTAGGCCTGCAGGGCCACTGGAAATTAACTGACCCCAGTTTGCAACAAATAACTGAAGCTATGGATAGGTACGCAGCACTTGGATTAAAGCTGCAGGTTACGGAGCTGGATGTTACGGTACGTACCAGCCCGCCGCGTAAAGCAGGCGATCAAACGCTAACGGATTCCGTTTATACGGAAACTATGGCCGCTCAGCAAACCGAAAGGTATAAGGCCATTTTTGAAATCTTCAGGAAATACAAAAAGGTAATAACCGGGGTTACTTTTTGGAACGTATCAGACCGGCACAGCTGGCTTGATTTCCGCGGTGGCGGTATTGCCGGAGGCGCAGCTGCAAGTCAGGGCACAAGTCGCACAGCTATCAAGGCCTATCCTCTCCTGTTTGATGAAAAACTTCAGCGTAAAAAGGCATATTGGGCAGTGGTCAACTTTTAA